In one Gadus morhua chromosome 15, gadMor3.0, whole genome shotgun sequence genomic region, the following are encoded:
- the nid1a gene encoding nidogen-1 yields the protein MGFQERGCLLWATLVVSLVSWVHCVSRGELFPFGPSRDQALQPGNDQTLQLALDKPFFFYDAAFNSIYVSTNGFVATVQPPAEAEYLGRMPADFGSLAALQGDLDTSDGVGKVFFRQDHSPAVLRQAGDLINGAFPEDPAVSPTHVVVVTWVDVATHEPPSRGDGVGKKRNTFQLVIATHEKASYAILLYERGGVQFHSTPIGGASVPMQVGISKGLVKGYFFSSQGPYYPIATDEATVRELAEETNAGVRGVYVFEVGTSPLFSNVAPGEVLDLPAERPQEPTPQTRKASYDAGEQVEALSLPFNPNYHPVHQPEVVVVDNTDINVDVFRYNSETCAAGRSHCGPFAECRDYTGGYCCHCTPGFYGNGKQCVAEGKHQRINGKVQGRVYVGHSPSPVEFSNNDLHSYVVVNDGRSYVAISDIPDSLGPSLMPLSAVGGVIGWAFALEQPGFKNGFSIVGGEFTRKADVTFQPGNEKLSITQEFKGIDEHDHLVVSTVLEGRVPEVPRGATVQLDKYSEIYQYANNLISSSSTRDYVVTLPEGTSETRTYQWRQTISFQSCQHDESLRSMKPTQMLNVDQIFVMYDSTNMLMRYAMSNKIADVNGGEPEENPCFTGRHGCDTNAVCRPGQGTHFNCECAVGFDGDGRSCRDVDECRTIPNICDQNAICNNQPGTFRCECHEGYQFATDGHSCLEVSRPTNHCDEGTHDCDVPERAQCSYTGGSAFICSCLPGYIGDGRVCQDSDECRPGSCHQDAVCYNTQGSFTCQCRPGYYGDGFQCAPERTKTQCEAHRDSLLVASEYRPRPVGHHVPTCSDRGDYTPVQCHASTGHCWCVDHRGQEIPGTRFGPGQRPSCIDHGDSQPPVRPTPRPNVQPPPSGTHLVFAQNGRIEHIPLEGYDMKPDQAKTVLHLPGKLIIGVAYDCVEKMVYWTEISPSSINKASLEGGDIIPVIESGVSSPEGIAVDHLGRNIFWTDSSTDQIEVASMDGSQRRVIVATDLVNPRAIIADPPNGNLYWADWDREAPKIETAYMDGTNRRVLVKDNLSLPNGLTYEPQSSLLCWADAGTRILECMNPGRGDRRKMTEGIQYPFGMTSYRKNLYYTDWDRQAVVAVDTNSGRETSEFLPLKRTKLYGITTAYAQCPEGQNYCAANNGGCSHLCLATPNGRSCKCPDNASSVGCVE from the exons ATGGGTTTCCAGGAACGGGGTTGTCTTCTGTGGGCGACCCTCGTGGTCTCTTTGGTATCGTGGGTGCACTGCGTGAGCAGAGGAGAGCTCTTCCCCTTCGGACCGTCCCGGGACCAGGCGCTGCAACCAGGGAACGACCAGACGCTGCAGCTCGCTCTGGATAAACCATTCTTCTTCTATGATGCAGCCTTCAATAGCATCTAT GTCAGCACCAACGGCTTCGTGGCCACTGTCCAGCCGCCCGCCGAGGCAGAGTACCTGGGCAGAATGCCCGCCGACTTCGGCTCGCTCGCCGCACTGCAGGGCGACCTGGACACCAGCGACGGCGTGGGGAAGGTCTTCTTCCGCCAGGACCACAGCCCCGCTGTTCTGCGGCAGGCGGGCGACCTCATCAACGGGGCCTTCCCAGAGGACCCGGCGGTGAGCCCCACCCACGTGGTGGTGGTCACCTGGGTGGACGTGGCCACCCACGAGCCCCCGAGCCGAGGGGACGGCGTGGGCAAGAAG AGGAACACCTTCCAGCTGGTGATCGCAACCCACGAGAAGGCCTCCTACGCCATTTTGCTGTACGAAAGGGGTGGGGTGCAGTTCCACTCCACACCCATCGGGGGCGCTAGCGTGCCCATGCAGGTCGGCATCAGTAAGGGTCTGGTCAAGGGCTACTTCTTCTCCAGTCAAGGGCCCTACTACCCCATCGCCACTGATGAGGCCACCGTCAGGGAGCTGGCGGA GGAGACCAACGCGGGCGTACGCGGCGTCTACGTGTTCGAGGTCGGAACTTCGCCCCTGTTCTCCAACGTGGCCCCCGGCGAGGTCCTTGACCTCCCGGCCGAGAGGCCACAGGAGCCGACCCCACAGACCAGAAAGGCCAGCTATGACGCGGGAGAGCAAGTGGAGGCCCTCTCTCTACCGTTCAACCCCAACTACCACCCGGTGCACCAaccggaggtggtggtggtggacaacACCGACATCAACGTAGACG TGTTCCGGTACAACTCCGAGACCTGCGCCGCCGGCAGAAGCCACTGCGGTCCTTTCGCCGAATGCCGGGACTACACGGGCGGCTACTGCTGCCACTGCACGCCCGGTTTCTACGGCAACGGAAAACAGTGTGTGGCGGAGG GAAAACACCAGAGGATTAACGGGAAGGTGCAAGGAAGGGTTTACGTGGGCCACTCCCCCTCGCCGGTTGAGTTCAGCAACAACGACCTCCACTCGTACGTGGTGGTCAACGACGGGCGCTCCTACGTGGCCATCAGCGACATCCCGGACAGCCTTGGGCCCTCGCTGATGCCCCTGTCCGCCGTGGGCGGGGTCATCGGCTGGGCCTTCGCCCTGGAGCAGCCCGGCTTCAAGAACGGCTTCAGCATCGTAG GAGGGGAGTTCACCAGGAAGGCGGACGTGACCTTCCAGCCCGGCAACGAGAAGCTGAGCATCACGCAGGAGTTCAAGGGCATCGACGAGCACGACCACCTGGTAGTGAGCACCGTCCTGGAGGGCCGCGTCCCCGAGGTGCCCCGGGGGGCCACCGTGCAACTCGACAAGTACTCTGAGATCTACCAGTACGCCAACAACC TCATCAGCTCGTCGTCCACGCGGGACTACGTGGTCACCCTTCCCGAGGGCACGTCCGAGACCCGGACGTACCAGTGGCGCCAGACCATCAGCTTCCAGAGCTGCCAGCACGACGAGTCCCTCAGATCCATGAAACCCACCCAGATGCTCAACGTGGACCAGATCTTCGTCATGTACGACTCCACCAACATGCTCATGCGCTACGCCATGAGCAACAAGATCGCCGACGTCAACG GAGGAGAACCCGAGGAGAACCCTTGCTTCACCGGGAGACACGGGTGCGACACCAACGCCGTTTGCCGCCCGGGCCAGGGCACTCACTTCAACTGCGAGTGTGCCGTCGGATTCGACGGAGACGGTCGCTCGTGCCGCG ACGTGGACGAATGCAGAACCATCCCTAATATCTGTGACCAGAATGCCATCTGCAACAACCAGCCGGGAACCTTCCGCTGTGAATGTCACGAAGGCTATCAGTTTGCCACTGATGGCCACTCGTGTCTTG AAGTCAGCCGACCCACCAACCACTGTGACGAAGGAACCCACGACTGTGACGTCCCTGAGCGCGCTCAGTGCAGCTACACCGGAGGCTCCGCCTTCATCTGCTCCTGCCTGCCAGGATACATAGGCGATGGCAGAGTGTGTCAAG ACTCGGATGAATGCCGGCCTGGCAGCTGCCACCAGGACGCCGTGTGCTACAACACCCAGGGATCCTTCACCTGCCAGTGCAGGCCAGGTTACTATGGAGACGGCTTCCAGTGCGCCCCAG AGAGGACCAAGACCCAGTGTGAAGCCCACAGAGACAGCCTCCTGGTGGCCTCAGAGTACCGGCCCCGGCCAGTCGGCCACCATGTCCCCACGTGCAGCGACCGCGGCGACTACACGCCGGTCCAGTGTCACGCCAGCACCGGACACTGCTGGTGTGTGGACCACCGCGGGCAGGAGATCCCCGGGACGCGCTTCGGACCGGGCCAGCGGCCATCTT GTATTGACCACGGCGACTCCCAGCCCCCGGTGAGACCCACCCCCCGACCCAatgtccagccccccccctcgggGACCCACCTGGTGTTCGCCCAGAACGGCCGGATCGAGCACATCCCCCTGGAGGGCTATGACATGAAGCCCGACCAGGCCAAGACCGTGCTCCATCTGCCT GGCAAGCTCATCATCGGGGTGGCCTACGACTGCGTGGAGAAGATGGTCTACTGGACGGAGATCAGCCCGTCCTCCATCAACAAGGCCAGCCTGGAAGGAGGAGACATCATCCCGGTCATTGAGTCAG GGGTCAGCAGCCCGGAGGGGATCGCCGTAGACCACCTGGGCCGGAATATATTCTGGACGGATTCCAGCACGGACCAGATTGAAGTAGCCTCCATGGACGGGTCTCAACGGCGGGTCATTGTAGCCACGGACCTCGTAAACCCCCGTGCTATCATCGCCGACCCCCCTAATGG AAACCTCTACTGGGCTGACTGGGACCGGGAAGCGCCCAAGATTGAGACCGCTTATATGGACGGGACCAACAGACGGGTGTTGGTGAAGGATAACCTGAGCCTTCCCAACGGCTTGACCTACGAGCCTCAGAGCTCTCTGCTCTGCTGGGCAGATGCCG GCACGAGGATCCTGGAGTGTATGAACCCGGGAAGGGGAGACCGCAGAAAGATGACTGAGGGGATCCAGTACCCGTTCGGGATGACTTCTTATAGGAAAAACCTTTATTACACCGACTGGGATAG GCAGGCTGTGGTTGCCGTGGACACCAACAGTGGCCGGGAGACGTCCGAGTTCCTGCCTCTGAAACGCACCAAGCTGTACGGCATCACCACCGCCTACGCCCAGTGTCCAGAGG gacaaAACTACTGTGCTGCGAACAACGGAGGTTGCTCTCACCTCTGTTTAGCCACGCCGAATGGACGCTCCTGCAAGTGTCCCGACAACGCGTCCAGCGTGGGCTGTGTGGAGTGA
- the gpr137ba gene encoding G protein-coupled receptor 137Ba has translation MEPPAGGVALAPSTLSPAVPTYVTLGLTVVYTALYSLLFVGVYSQLWLVLRYGHKRLSYQTVFLFLCLLWAALRTVLFSFYFQDCVRANTLGPLPFWLLYCCPVCLQFFTLCLMNLYFAQVVFKAKSKYDPELLRYRLPLYLLFLSISLLFLLVNLACALLVRMTAADPRVVVLVRVTINDTLFVLCAVSLAACLYKIAKMSLANVYLESKGTSVCQGTAIGATVILLYASRACYNLVVLALSSNTINSFDYDWYNVSDQADLRLTLGDAGYVVFGVVLFVWELLPTSLLVYFFRVRRPSQDRSGPGLSGHGFSSRAYFFDNPRRYDSDDDLAWSIIPQNIRPSVTADSCDWGSQSSSITAYIGGEEPLFQAPPPEELNPY, from the exons ATGGAGCCCCCGGCCGGCGGCGTGGCCCTGGCCCCCTCCACGCTCAGCCCCGCCGTGCCCACCTACGTGACTCTGGGGCTGACGGTGGTCTACACGGCCCTGTACTCGCTCCTCTTCGTCGGCGTGTACTCCCAGCTCTGGCTGGTGCTGCGGTACGGACACAAGCGGCTGAGCTACCAGACGGTGTTCCTGTTCCTGTGCCTGCTGTGGGCCGCCCTGCGGACCGTGCTCTTCTCCTTCTACTTCCAGGACTGCGTGAGGGCCAACACGCTGGGACCCCTGCCCTTCTGGCTGCTGTACTGCTGCCCCGTCTGCCTGCAGTTCTTCACCCTCTGCCTCATGAACCTCTACTTTGCCCAG GTTGTTTTCAAGGCAAAGTCAAAATATGACCCAGAGCTGTTGAGATACAG gctgcccctctacctgctcttcctctccatcagcctgctcttcctcctggtCAACCTGGCCTGCGCTCTGCTGGTCAGGATGACGGCGGCCGACCCACGGGTCGTGGTGCTGGTGCGGGTCACCATCAACGACACGCTCTTCGTCCTGTGCGCCGTGTCCCTCGCCGCGTGCCTCTACAAGATCGCCAAGATGTCCCTGGCCAACGTCTACCTGGAGTCGAAG GGGACCTCCGTGTGCCAGGGGACAGCGATAGGCGCTACGGTCATCCTGCTGTACGCCTCCAGGGCCTGCTACAACCTGGTGGTGCTGGCTCTGTCCAGCAACACCATCAACTCCTTCGACTACGACTGGTACAACGTCTCGGACCAG GCAGATCTGCGGCTCACCCTGGGCGATGCCGGCTACGTTGTGTTCGGCGTGGTCCTGTTTGTGTGGGAGCTGCTGCCCACCTCTCTGCTGGTCTACTTCTTCAGGGTGCGACGCCCCTCCCAGGACAGG agCGGCCCGGGTCTCTCTGGCCATGGGTTCTCATCAAGAGCGTACTTCTTCGATAACCCCCGGCGCTACGACAGCGATGACGACCTGGCCTGGAGCATCATCCCCCAGAACATCAGACCCAG TGTGACCGCTGATAGCTGCGACTGGGGCAGCCAGAGCAGCAGCATCACTGCCTACAtcgggggggaggagcctctgttccaggccccgcccccagaggAGCTGAACCCGTACTGA